One Amaranthus tricolor cultivar Red isolate AtriRed21 chromosome 1, ASM2621246v1, whole genome shotgun sequence DNA window includes the following coding sequences:
- the LOC130820858 gene encoding zinc finger BED domain-containing protein DAYSLEEPER-like has protein sequence MAKNMKNKFDKYWENYSVVLSFAAMMDPRYKFQLIKYCFEHLDPQNGSWKANQVKDKLYDLFAEYVSNDNPYDREASSHVVDDDLPGFSSFAGGTSANLSQLDIYLEESRLDHHLELDVLQWWKTNETRHAQVARMARDLLAIPITTVASESAFSLGGRVLTKYRASLQPDTAEALITSRSWLFGYKVKEDPLENGLEVDLPPMCNEEANKDLEDEDEDEKEDEGEEENLNEDEVFEQFAI, from the exons ATGGCaaagaatatgaaaaataaatttgataaatattgggAAAATTATAGTGTTGTTCTTTCTTTTGCTGCCATGATGGATCCTcgttataaatttcaattgatcaaatattgttttgaacACTTGGATCCTCAAAATGGGTCCTGGAAAGCCAACCAAGTCAAAGACAAACTCTATGATTTATTTGCGGAGTATGTAAGTAATGATAATCCCTATGACCGTGAAGCTAGTAGTCATGTCGTGGATGATGATCTTCct GGATTTTCATCTTTTGCTGGAGGGACTAGTGCAAATTTGTCACAATTAGATATTTATCTTGAGGAGTCTAGGCTTGATCATCATCTTGAACTAGATGTATTGCAATGGTGGAAAACAAATGAAACTCGACATGCACAGGTTGCGCGTATGGCAAGGGATTTATTAGCCATTCCAATTACTACTGTTGCATCCGAGTCAGCGTTTAGCTTAGGAGGTAGAGTGCTTACTAAGTATAGAGCTTCTCTTCAACCGGATACTGCTGAGGCTTTAATTACTAGTCGTAGTTGGCTATTTGGTTATAAAGTAAAAGAAG ATCcacttgaaaatggattagaggTTGATCTTCCACCAATGTGTAATGAAGAAGCTAACAAAGAtttagaagatgaagatgaagatgaaaaagaagatgaaggcGAAGAAGAAAATCTAAATGAAGATGAAGTGTTTGAACAATTTGCTATTTAA